Proteins encoded within one genomic window of Besnoitia besnoiti strain Bb-Ger1 chromosome II, whole genome shotgun sequence:
- a CDS encoding hypothetical protein (encoded by transcript BESB_035660), whose protein sequence is MGTKKSDGTSARPADANHRRLIDFVVGSVAHALAARTILHPQILFRRPSSTPASPQTQQCCRLSIGSLSQKPKPPRGCPQSSLAACMRHRYRMLRCRSKTVEGSKGRQAERALRSGSVQRRWLFRVHDSTSAQLRRQASGSCRTASTPPPSLAADAQIFRAAWMH, encoded by the coding sequence ATGGGGACAAAAAAAAGTGACGGGACctcggcgaggccggcggacGCAAACCACCGCCGTCTCATCGATTTCGTCGTGGGATCCGTCGCGCACGCACTGGCTGCTCGCACCATCCTGCACCCGCAGATTCTGTTTCGGCGACCCTCCTCCACCCCGGCGTcaccgcagacgcagcaatGCTGCAGGCTGTCTATCGGTTCCCTCTCGCAAAAgccgaagccgccgcgcgggtgTCCCCAGTCCTCGCTTGCCGCCTGCATGCGACACCGGTACCGCAtgctgcgctgccgcagcaaaACCGTTGAGGGGTCGAAGGGGCGGCAGGCAGAGCGAGCGCTGAGGTCAGGAAgtgtgcagcggcgctggcTTTTTCGCGTTCACGACAGCACCTCTGCGCAGCTGAGGCGGCAAGCCTCCGGGTCGTGCAGGACAgcctcgacgccgcctccgtcgctggcggcagaTGCGCAGATTTTCCGTGCCGCGTGGATGCACTAA
- a CDS encoding hypothetical protein (encoded by transcript BESB_035630), which yields MNFVKSSVYQQEITAEGVKEKEIVTRSKEEIALEERLKNLPEFQRQNHFLSFAEVRYDDPSYAEKKEGVNTDAPAAVTEEEFEYYEALAAQERRRQQQRQREEKDMQNEFLKAKKEMEEQRRQALNAGGLPHGLSLASSSPAGGSRARLYSSATGGAEHGSPSPDNGAAGLYGNRTATPQAKDQPSGMGARIFDLTSKRKRVATADRKRANPLSSEASGKYRSAYVSHMYIFPCICRIIYIHIVL from the exons ATGAATTTCGTCAAAAGCAGCGTGTACCAGCAGGAAATCACAGCGGAGGGGGTGAAAGAAAAGGAAATTGTGACTCGGAGCAAGGAGGAAATTGCTCTTGAGGAGCGACTGAAGAACCTCCCAGAATTTCAGCGCC AGAATCACTTCCTCAG CTTCGCCGAAGTTCGATACGATGACCCCAGctacgcagagaagaaggagggcgTCAATAcagacgcgcctgcagcc GTCACGGAGGAAGAGTTTGAGTACTACGAGGCGTTGGCGGCAcaggagcgccggcggcagcagcagagacagcgcgaagaaaaagacatGCAGAATGAGTTTTTGAAGGCAAAGAAGGAGATGGAggagcagagaagacaggCACTCAATGCGGGGGGATTGCCTCACGGATTgtcgctcgcgtcgtcgtcgccggcgggcggcagtcgcgctcgcctctaTTCTTCCGCGACAGGGGGAGCAGAGCACGGCTCTCCAAGCCCCGATAatggcgccgcaggcctctaCGGGAATCGaaccgcgacgccgcaggcgaaggacCAGCCGTCCGGCATGGGCGCGCGGATCTTTGACCTCACTTCGAAGCGAAAACGCGTCGCAACTGCGGACAGGAAACGAGCGAATCCGCTCTCATCCGAGGCAAGTGGAAAGTATCGATCTGCGTATGTTTCTCATATGTATATCTTCCCATGTATATGTcgtattatatatatacatatcgTACTATAA
- a CDS encoding hypothetical protein (encoded by transcript BESB_035670), translated as MSRAPAFSFRGGRGVLSDAVSGRFLSHRQAVVESAVRTISPATAVQGGERHSPAGARLQRAGQLQFAGFERGGCVRQTRVCYYRVLVANCPRAGPAAADRSLSRSADAWTRTACRQRVYRRCFTTRCSGSRTGERFFSVSAGRSEPAAAPSSSVLVDGAAFAASAPPRERTRKGEDASEQGASGSRSPSSNQTTPAEGDPSGQVELLEARRKEVVANLPAYIRLVEAGPHQVFIYPVIHGNSLPTSPFSRRGGCGSSTEVSQLIRVMRPDFVFFSADPETNRSAGASGSQFHEPPFALAVLPRVYGGFLPFSDIREPLMTAESADASVGFLDRSRAATRNRLHQQLLQNTQYCRTYLDYAAACKALKHDRTVKSTEGEKMLKKISGLSHQLMYNFPGGFETLVVERARYMAGRLAECLFHGVSENSRSLAAPREPCSSSEGTFPRRVVSLVVCDSVLAERLGHAVKRIMGDSDFIKQYTTKHAVCRASPGDDLSSLPSQATDSYKNPHARLAAAPPSQVPLLFFQIFLLPSLLAVLLMWQVQLLLGMSFTSRASGDLPILNAASEPVELDLGGEGQDTSRAWRRTAGGLSGREGSGERQDNRGDRGKSRIRDFLHSWCERLLPCNLSSAVSSGPLKKYTDRDS; from the exons ATGTCGCGAGCACCTGCCTTTTCGTTCCGTGGCGGAAGGGGGGTTCTCTCCGACGCCGTAAGCGGTCGATTCCTCTCGCATCGTCAAGCCGTCGTAGAATCAGCTGTGCGCACCATCTCGCCGGCGACAGCCGTGCAGGGGGGCGAGAGGCACAGCCCTGCCGGTGCACGTCTGCAGCGAGCCGGGCAGCTGCAGTTTGCGGGATTCGAGAGGGGGGGGTGTGTACGCCAGACTCGAGTATGTTATTACAGAGTCCTTGTTGCGAACTGTCCGCGCGcggggcctgcagctgccgacAGGTCTCTAAGTCGGTCTGCTGACGCATGGACGAGGACGGCATGCCGGCAACGGGTATATAGAAGGTGTTTCACTACCCGCTGCTCCGGAAGCCGTACTGGGGAGCGGTTTTTCAGCGTTTCAGCAGGCCGTTCTGAACCAGCGGccgctccttcgtcttcggtGCTGGTAGATGGAGCGGCGTTTGCAGCATCAGCCCCTCCGAGGGAGAGGACTCGAAAAGGAGAAGACGCCAGCGAgcaaggcgcgagcggctcgaGGAGCCCATCGTCGAATCAGACAACACCGGCCGAAGGCGACCCTAGCGGTCAGGTAGAATTGCTTGAAGCGAGGCGCAAAGAAGTAGTCGCGAACCTGCCGGCATACATCCGCCTGGTGGAGGCCGGTCCGCACCAGGTGTTCATTTACCCAGTCATCCACGGCAACTCTTTGCCCACCTCTCCTTTctcgcgaagaggcggctgcggaagcAGCACTGAGGTTTCCCAGCTCATTCGGGTCATGCGCCCAGATTtcgtgtttttttctgcggaTCCGGAGACAAACCGttcggcgggcgccagcggcagccagTTTCATGAACCGCCTTTCGCCTTAGCCGTTCTACCACGCGTGTACGGAG GCTTCCTCCCTTTTTCTGACATCAGAGAGCCGCTGATgactgcagagagcgccgacgCAAGTGTAGGATTCCTAGATCGCTCTCGAGCAGCAACGCGGAACCGTCTCCATCAGCAATTGCTGCAAAATACGCAGTACTGCCGCACGTACCTAGACTACGCTGCAGCGTGCAAAGCTCTCAAGCATGATCGGACAGTCAAGTCCaccgaaggcgagaagatGCTGAAGAAGATTTCCGGTCTATCACATCAACTCATGTACAACTTCCCTGGCGGCTTCGAGACGCTGGTAGTCGAGCGCGCCCGGTACATGGCAGGGCGGTTGGCAGAGTGCCTCTTTCATGGAGTGTCAGAGAACTCCAGATCACTCGCAGCGCCACGGGAGCCCTGTAGCTCAAGTGAGGGTACATTTCCGCGCAGAGTTGTgagcctcgtcgtctgcgatAGTGTATTAGCTGAGCGTCTCGGCCACGCTGTCAAGAGAATTATGGGTGATTCTGATTTTATTAAGCAGTACACAACGAAGCACGCTGTGTGCCGCGCCTCACCTGGCGATGACCTGTCGAGCCTCCCGAGCCAGGCCACTGACTCGTACAAAAACCCTCACGCGCGTCTggccgcggctccgccttcTCAAGTGCCCTTACTTTTCTTCCAGATTTTCTTGCTTCCATCTCTTCTGGCCGTGCTTCTTATGTGGCAAGTCCAGTTGCTTCTCGGCATGAGTTTCACGTCTCGAGCGAGTGGCGACTTACCCATCTTGAACGCTGCTAGCGAACCGGTGGAGCTCGATCTGGGTGGCGAGGGGCAGGACACAAGTCGTGCCTGGCGGAGGACAGCCGGGGGTCTGAGTGGTCGGGAAGGATCGGGAGAGAGGCAAGACaacagaggcgacagagggaAAAGCAGAATCAGGGACTTCCTCCACTCTTGGTGCGAGCGCCTCTTGCCGTGCAATTTATCGTCCGCTGTATCATCTGGCCCTTTGAAGAAATATACAGACCGCGATTCGTGA
- a CDS encoding DnaJ domain-containing protein (encoded by transcript BESB_035640) produces MRGDVSGCFRFFQQLRSQPVFAWVGAAASGSLASFRSACAAAGSTRARCAHTQSHPPSWSRDSAPPDPFLLLGLKTEAPTAREVRLAYLNLAKKLHPDRASAAASSHPPASRDLPAVRKNRVTTFFSISPLGKLTFEDVQWAYETALACLEAAKEDRHSAAGVWSVHGRPFRPQTGRWHPHSHTGKSAGKQERERTARLRDWKAQQRETAAFWRHRHALASASQADRRSEESEIFRRLLRQRLRDEEASQLSQRDRLSRVAADDRTRFGAKHGVPDASRDTPWSDDDFARLQREELEELGISTATAEKLNLLGPQLPRSAYASSDANCHRTTFRSQKTKTAILLCGAVGGAAVAVQLLLLPTFSDTQK; encoded by the coding sequence ATGCGGGGTGACGTCTCGGGGTGTTTTCGGTTTTTCCAGCAGTTGAGAAGCCAGCCTGTTTTTGCGTGggtgggcgccgccgcgtcaggCAGCCTCGCTTCCTTTCGGTCTGCGTGTGCCGCCGCAGGATCGACGCGTGCCAGGTGCGCACACACGCAATCGCATCCGCCTTCCTGGTCGCGAGACTCTGCGCCTCCCGATCCTTTTCTGTTGCTCGGCTTGAAAACCGAGGCGCCCACTGCACGCGAAGTGCGCTTGGCGTATCTAAATCTAGCCAAAAAACTCCATCCAGATCGAGCTTCCGCAGCGGCATCGAGCCATCCACCGGCTTCACGCGACCTCCCAGCTGTCCGCAAGAACAGAGTCACCACTTTTTTCTCTATCTCGCCGCTGGGAAAACTGACGTTTGAAGACGTGCAGTGGGCATACGAGACAGCACTCGCCTGTCTCGAAGCAGCCAAAGAAGACAGGCACTCTGCAGCTGGAGTCTGGTCAGTGCACGGGCGGCCCTTTCGTCCGCAGACAGGCAGGTGGCATCCTCATAGCCACACTGGCAAGAGTGCTGGCAAACAGGAGCGGGAGAGaaccgcgcgcctgcgggacTGGAAGGCGCAGCAACGTGAAACCGCGGCGTTCTGGCGCCACCGGCACGCACTCGCGTCAGCCAGCCaagcagacagacgcagcgaagagagcgaaatTTTTCGCAGGCTGCTTCGCCAGCGACTCAGGGACGAAGAGGCTTCGCAGCTGAGCCAACGCGACAGGCTCTCTCGGGTGGCTGCTGACGACCGCACTCGCTTCGGAGCGAAGCACGGCGTCCCAGACGCTTCACGCGACACCCCGtggagcgacgacgactttgcgcgcctgcagcgcgaggagtTAGAAGAACTAGGTATTTCCACAGCGACTGCTGAGAAGTTGAACTTGCTGGGACCGCAGCTCCCACGCAGCGCGTATGCCTCCTCCGACGCAAACTGCCACCGGACCACGTTCCGCAGCCAGAAAACAAAGACTGCCATTCTCTTGTGCGGTGCCGTGGGTGGAGCCGCCGTGGCGGTTCAACTGCTACTGCTTCCTACGTTTAGTGACACCCAAAAGTAA
- a CDS encoding facilitative glucose transporter GT1 (encoded by transcript BESB_035650), with translation MATEEMREKSLKREAESLWDIPPDSYAAKGCSCLGTAAQLVFVAVLGSFQFGFNLSALNTSKAFIILDFGWCKDSEGGHYSDCDKGLLYGSLINTAVFLGACVGCLLGGRFTDYGRRASLIFTHCVCLLGCILSAAAEGFPTLLIARLVVGVAVGLFTVCVPMYVSEVTPDDRRGYFGTFHQLFITMGIFAGTVLGLAFGDAPNGDEVYKVSTFQQAWWRVMLGVPGVVSLAAICLLCWVYPFETPQFMVEKKQKAKAAALLREIYCREDVEVELQRIITGRYQQKIQRAQQLTVWKAITHPTYRSVILLACLLSIMQQFTGINVLVANSNNLYASLNLPNAAITGLSVGFTALNVFLTVVTIPLVDCLGRRTLLLFSQAVMFVAMCIAFVANLINESSKAVQWVTVGCVYIFIVGFAVGYGPVLWIYLHEIFPPEIKQGAASLASALNWVATVAIVLPSDFLLKEGFSVFVGICTVALAIVFFVTLFFVKETKGLSIEESPYFKGKSRHLGSASAYRSDIVAPEGLTKAVEV, from the coding sequence ATGGCGACGGAGGAGatgagagagaagagccTCAAGCGTGAGGCTGAGTCTCTGTGGGATATTCCTCCCGACTCATATGCTGCAAAGGGATGCTCGTGCTTGGGcacagctgcgcagctggtGTTTGTCGCAGTCTTGGGTTCCTTCCAGTTTGGCTTCAACCTCTCTGCTTTGAATACCTCTAAGGCGTTCATTATTCTCGACTTTGGATGGTGCAAAGACTCAGAAGGGGGCCACTACTCCGACTGTGACAAGGGCCTGCTGTACGGCTCTCTGATTAACACGGCGGTGTTCCTCGGAGCTTGCGTGGGATGTCTTCTCGGAGGAAGGTTCACTGACTacggtcgccgcgcctccctgaTCTTTACGCACTGTGTGTGCCTCTTGGGTTGcatcctctccgccgccgcagagggatTCCCTACGTTGCTGATCGCGCGTTTAGTTGTCGGCGTGGCTGTCGGTCTCTTCACGGTCTGCGTTCCAATGTACGTCTCGGAAGTCACCCCGGATGACCGTCGAGGGTACTTTGGCACGTTTCACCAGCTGTTCATCACGATGGGTATTTTTGCGGGGACGGTTCTCGGTCTGGCATTCGGCGACGCGCCAAACGGCGACGAGGTCTACAAGGTCAGCACCTTTCAGCAAGCCTGGTGGCGCGTCATGCTCGGAGTTCCGGGTGTCGTCAGTCTGGCTGCGATCTGCCTGCTCTGCTGGGTGTACCCCTTCGAGACCCCCCAGTTTATGGTTgaaaagaagcagaaggcgaaggccgctgcTCTCCTGCGCGAAATCTACTGTCGCGAAGATGTAGAAGTTGAACTTCAGCGCATCATCACAGGTCGCTACCAGCAAAAGATCCAGCGCGCCCAGCAGCTGACCGTCTGGAAGGCGATCACGCATCCGACTTACCGCTCGGTCATCCTGCTCGCCTGCCTGCTCTCCATCATGCAGCAGTTCACCGGTATCAACGTGCTGGTTGCGAACAGCAACAACCTCTACGCTTCGTTGAATCTGCCCAACGCCGCCATCACGGGTCTTAGCGTCGGGTTCACTGCCCTCAACGTCTTCTTGACCGTCGTGACCATTCCTCTGGTTGACTGtctcggccgccgcacccTGCTGCTCTTCTCCCAAGCCGTCATGTTTGTCGCCATGTGcatcgccttcgtcgcgaaCCTGATTAATGAAAGCAGCAAGGCAGTCCAGTGGGTCACGGTAGGCTGCGTCTATATCTTCATTGTCGGTTTCGCCGTCGGCTACGGCCCCGTCCTGTGGATCTACCTGCACGAGATCTTCCCTCCGGAGATCAAGCAGGGTGCGGCTAGTCTTGCGTCGGCGCTCAACTGGGTCGCGACCGTCGCGATTGTGTTGCCATCAGACTTCTTGCTCAAGGAGGGATTCAGCGTCTTCGTTGGTATCTGCACCGTCGCGTTGGCAATTGTTTTCTTCGTGACGCTATTTTTTGTTAAGGAAACAAAGGGTCTCTCCATCGAGGAGTCGCCTTACTTCAAGGGAAAGAGTCGCCACCTGGGCAGCGCGAGTGCGTACCGCTCAGACATTGTCGCCCCAGAGGGCTTGACTAAAGCTGTTGAAGTTTAA